Part of the Halopseudomonas maritima genome, TTCTGTGCGTAGAGTCGCTGGCAACTTATGGTTCCCCGTCGGAACCTGCCCCCCAACAAATCGAATACCGGAGAGCTCATGGCCGCATCCAAGGCAAGTTTCAACTGGGAAGATCCGCTGCTGCTGGATCAGCAACTGACTGAAGAAGAGCGCATGGTGCGTGACAGCGCACGCCAGTACTGCCAGGACAAACTCATGCCGCGGGTGCTGAACTCGTTCCGTAATGAGCAGACCGATGCGGAGATCTTCCGTGAAATGGGCGAGCTGGGCCTGCTGGGCGCAACCATCCCCACCGAGTACGGCGGCAGCGGCCTGAACTATGTCTGCTACGGCCTGATCGCCCGTGAAGTGGAGCGCGTTGACTCCGGCTATCGTTCGATGATGAGTGTGCAGTCTTCTCTGGTTATGGTGCCGATCAACGAATTCGGTTCTGAGGAGCAGAAGCAGAAGTACCTGCCCAAGCTGGCCTCTGGCGAGTTTATCGGCTGCTTTGGTCTGACCGAGCCGAACCACGGCTCCGATCCGGGCTCCATGGTTACTCGTGCACGCAGCACCGAAGGCGGCTACCTGCTCAAGGGTGCCAAGATGTGGATCACCAACAGCCCTATCGCTGACGTCTTTGTGGTCTGGGCAAAGACCGATGATGACGTGATTCGCGGCTTCATTCTGGAAAAAGGCTGGAAAGGTCTGAGCGCGCCGGCCATCAAGGGCAAGGTGGGTCTGCGTACCTCCATCACCGGTGAAATCGTGATGGACGACGTGTTCGTGCCGGAAGAGAACATGCTGCCGCACGTAACCGGCCTGAAAGGCCCGTTCACTTGCCTGAACTCTGCCCGCTACGGTATCTCCTGGGGCGCGCTGGGTGCGGCCGAGTTTTGCTGGCACACCGCCCGTCAGTACACCCTGGACCGTCTGCAGTTTGGTCGCCCGCTGGCGCAGACTCAGCTGGTGCAGAAGAAACTGGCCGACATGCAGACTGAAATCACTCTGGCGCTGCAAGGCTGCCTGCGTCTGGGCCGCATGAAGGATGAAGGCACTGCTGCCGTTGAAATCACCTCCATCATGAAGCGCAACTCCTGCGGCAAGTCGCTGGACATCGCCCGCGTTGCCCGCGACATGCTGGGCGGCAACGGTATCTCCGACGAGTACGGCGTGATCCGCCACGTGGTCAACCTGGAAGTGGTCAACACCTACGAAGGTACCCACGACGTGCACGCGCTGATCCTCGGCCGCGCGCAGACGGGCCTTCAGGCGTTTTTCTAACGCCTGGTGCCTAGCGGCGGCTGGAAGCTGAAGGCCAGAAGCTGGAAGGTCGAGCGCAGTGCGCGCTTGGAGCGGTTACCGTGGTTGGGCATTGTCCAACCACACGCCGCGATTCAACCACCACGCCTGCCTATGTCTTCCAGCCTCTAGCGTCCAGCCTTAAGCCCCCAGGCCAGCCTGCTTGCCTGGCCTTCCGGAGCTCTCCTTATGTCTGCATTATCTAACCTGCGCGTCCTCGATCTCTCCCGCG contains:
- a CDS encoding acyl-CoA dehydrogenase, producing the protein MAASKASFNWEDPLLLDQQLTEEERMVRDSARQYCQDKLMPRVLNSFRNEQTDAEIFREMGELGLLGATIPTEYGGSGLNYVCYGLIAREVERVDSGYRSMMSVQSSLVMVPINEFGSEEQKQKYLPKLASGEFIGCFGLTEPNHGSDPGSMVTRARSTEGGYLLKGAKMWITNSPIADVFVVWAKTDDDVIRGFILEKGWKGLSAPAIKGKVGLRTSITGEIVMDDVFVPEENMLPHVTGLKGPFTCLNSARYGISWGALGAAEFCWHTARQYTLDRLQFGRPLAQTQLVQKKLADMQTEITLALQGCLRLGRMKDEGTAAVEITSIMKRNSCGKSLDIARVARDMLGGNGISDEYGVIRHVVNLEVVNTYEGTHDVHALILGRAQTGLQAFF